The Mesorhizobium sp. INR15 region CCGAACTACGCGGCGAGACGCCGGCCAAGCCCGAAGCGTCGGGCTGATGGCAGCGTCCAGCGTCATGGGCCTCGCTCAGGCCTGAGGGCCGATGACATGCCCGGCAACAGAGGCCGGAGCGCCGAGCCGCAGCGCTTCGGAGAGTTCATGCCGGGCTTCGGCGATGCGGTCATGACGCGCAAGCCAGATGGCGGTCCAGTACCGCAGCAACGGATCGTTCATCGCCGCCTTTCGCCAATGCAGGACGCCGCCCTCGACCTGAAACGCATCATCGTCGAGGCCTTCGGCATAGGCCATCAGATCGGCCGTCCGCCCCGTACTCCAGGTATCCACGGCATTGCGTGCCGTTGCTTCATCCCAGTCTTGCGACATCAGGAAGAGAACGCTGGCCGGCATCGGCGCGGAATGCCCGTCGTGCAGCAGGCCCGACTTCGGTTGCCGCGATGCGGCCTCAATTGTCTCCACCAGGGCCGCGACATGTCTGTCCGCCGAAAACAATGCCAGCGCTGATTGCCGGGCATTGTGTCCGAGCGTGGCGCGTTTTTCCGGATGATGATGAAGATGCTCGATCGCGGCGACGAATTCGCCCTCGCTTTGCGCGACGATGCCGTTCTTGCCGTCAACGACGAATCGGCTTGGCCCGCCATGGGGAAGAATGACTGGCGGCACACCGGCGTACATGGCTTCCTGCAGGCTGATGTCGCTGGAGGCATATGTCCGTTCCGCCAGCGGATAGGCGAAGACATCCGATGTCTCGAGCACCGCGCCGATGTTCTCGACAAAGCCACGGCATTCGAACCGGCCGGGGTCAGGCGATGCAGCCAGTGCCGACGCCATGCCCTGTTCAAGCGCGCCACCGCAGATCCGGACCTTGAGGCCGGGGATGTCGAGCGCCGCCATCATCTCGATGAAACGGGGATGCATCTTGCCCCGGTTCGTGGTGCCGATGTAGTCGGCGTTAAAACCGTCATGCGCCTTTGCATGCAGCCCGGCGAGGCGATGTTCGTCGGCGAGGCCGGGAACGACAGGCGCGGCCTCCAGGCCGTTTGCCTGGTCAGATGACGAAGGCGCGGTCAGCACCAGGCCGGCCGCTTCCGTGGCCAGCCGCGTGTTGAGCTTTTGCGGGGCATTGGCGCCGAGGATCAGAGCCCAGACGACGTAGCGCGCAGGAGGCAGGTCAGCGGTCAGCAGCCGCCAGAGGCTGGGTGTGTTCCAGAAGTGAACCAGCACGACATCCGCACCGCTAATCTCGGCGGCCGTCTTTTCCATCCCGGGAGCCCGCAGGATTTCCGCCCCAAGCCGCCGCAGCTCGAACAGCAGCGGCATGTGGTCACCGGCCTGGAGGGAGATGATCGTGTGGCTGATACCAGGATGGCTGCTCCTGGTCCGCTTGACGAAGGTCAACAGCGACCGCGTCGGGCCGCCCGCACCAAGCACCGGGATGATATGCAGAAGCTTCAAGATGGATCGCTTTGGAGCAGGAGAAGGGCGACGGATAATCCGATCGCCAGAAGGACGGGATCAGCATCAAACTGAACGTCTTTGACAGGGCTGCGCAAGCCCTGTTTTTTCAAATCGTGGCTTCGATGGCCTTGCCGGTTGCGGGATCGAAGAGGCGCAAGGCATCTCCATCAAAGGCAAGGCTTCGGATCTCACCTTTCGCGATACCGGCCCGAGGCGGCAGGCAAGCGGTCAGGCGCTGCGTGCCGATGCGGGCGGTGGTGACGAGCTCAGGGCCGGTCAGTTCGACCACTTCCGCTTCGACCGGCAGCGACAGCTCTGCTTCGGTGCCAGTTGCCAGGCGAAACGCTTCGGGCCTGATGCCGACAATGACTTGAGCGCCGCTCTGGACCGTGTTCTTGAAACGGGCAGGCAAGGGTATCCGCACGTCCGAACCGGCAATCGCGAGGCCACCGTTTTCCACGATGGCCTGCAGCATGTTCATGGAAGGGGCGCCGACGAAGCCGGCGACATAGAGCGTCGCCGGTTGGTTGTAGATTTCCTCCGGCGTGCCAAGCTGCTCGATCCTGCCGTCACGCATGACAGCGATCCGGCTCGCCAGCGTCATCGCCTCGATCTGGTCGTGGGTGACATAGACGACCGTGGTCTGCAGGATCTGGTGCAGGCGCTTCAGCTCGGTGCGCATTTCCAGCCGGAGTTTCGCGTCGAGATTGGATAGCGGCTCGTCGAACAGGAAAACCTGCGGCTTGCGCACCAGCGCCCTGCCGATGGCGACGCGCTGACGCTGGCCGCCCGAAAGCTGGCTCGGCTTGCGGTCGAGCAGGTTCTCGATCTGAAGCAGCTTTGCCGCGTCACGCACCGTCTTGTCGCGCTCGGCGGCGGGCACCTTGCGCATCTCCAGGCCGAAGCCGATGTTTCGCTGGACGGTCAGGTTCGGATAGAGGGCATAGGACTGGAAGACCATGGCGATGTCGCGGTTCTTGGGGTGGACGCCAAGGATCGAGCGGCCGCCGATCTGGATGTCGCCGCTGGTTGCTTCAGCCAACCCGGCAATGATGTTGAGAAGCGTCGATTTTCCGCAACCTGACGAGCCGAGCAGAACCAGGAATTCGCCGCTTTCCAGCGCGATGTCGATGCCTTTCAACGTCTCGACATTGCCATAGCTCTTGCGGATGTCGCGGATTTCAAGTGCGCTCATGGGCGACGTCCTCGAATTGCATGGGCCCACCGTAGTTGCGGGGCAAGGTGGAGATGGCGCGCGAGGCCACATGGGTCGCGGCGGAGAGACAGACGGACAGCGGCTGGTCCTGAGCCAGCGCCGCCAGGAAGGCGGCGTTGAAAACGTCGCCGGCGCCGATCGTGTCGACGACTTTCACGTCAGGCGCCACGGCTTCGACCAGCGCCCCGTCGGGGCCGATGGCGATGGCGCCTTGCGGCCCGCGTTTGACAACAAACGTCGCGCCTTTCTTCATGCTTGAGCGGACTTTTCGGGCGGCTTCGACAGGGTTTTCCAACCCGGCCAGGGTCACGGTCTCGACCTCGTTGAAAAGGGCGAGATCGCAGCGCGAAAGCCAGGCTAGCGTCGCCGCGCAGTTGGCCGGGGTCCAGCCTGTAATCGGCCAGCCGGTGTCGAGCGCGACGGCAATGCCGTGCCGGTCGGCCCAGTCGAAGAAAGCTTCGTAGTCGCCTGTGAGATCATCGGTCAGGAACGATCCCGACAGCAGGGCATAGCCACCCGAGAGCCGGTTGCCGTCGAGGACCGTGAAGACATCGGCCAGGCTGAAGCGTGGCAAGTGCCCGGTCGTTGTGAAGAAGGTTCGCTCGCCGTCGGGATGGGTCATGCCGACCGAGAGCGTCGTGCTTTCGGGACGCACCGGCCATTTCTCGGCACGGCTGCCGAAGGCATCACGCAACCAGCGGCCGAACTGGTCGTCTCCGACATTGGCGGCAATGGCGAAATCGACGCCAAGCGCCAGCCAGGCGAGCCCGCTATTTCCCGCCTGGCCGCCGACGCGCAGTTCGTCATGGTCAACGACTGTCTCGGTCCCGGCTTTCGGCCAAGGCGTCACCGGGCCGACGATGAGATCGACATTGACGTTGCCGATGACTGCAAGCGGCCGCATTCACTCGCTCCTGGTGATCTTGGTGGAGTGAACAGGCGTGCCGGCATTGTCGACGCGAGATTCGGCGAAGGCGACCATCAGGCTTTGCGCCACCGGCAGCATGGCGAAGACAGCCGCCAGGCCGGAGGCCGGCTTGAAGGAAAGCGTGACCGCGCCCGCAACCGGCGCCTGCCCGGAGGCATCGAAGAGGATCAGAGACGCGCCGGCCTGAACCACGGAGACGGCCATGGCGGTGACGAGATCCGTCGTGTGGTCGTTGCCGCGAAACAGGATGACGCCGATCGATGGTCCGAGCATTTCCATGGGCCCATGCCGCAGCTGGCCGCCTTCGAGCGAAAAGCACGGGAGACGCGAAAGCTCGGTGAGCCCGAGCGCCAGGGCTTCGGCGACACCTTGCAGCCGGCGTCCCGACGTGACGATCGCCGTCACCTTTTCCAGGGCGGCGAGCGCCTCGCTGATGTCACCGGTCTCGGCGGCATCAAGCACCGCCAATGCCGGGCCCGGATCCTCGCCCAGTGCGGCCAGAATGGCCAGGTGCAAGGCGAAACTCACGGTCAGGCTGCGGGTGGCGGCAAAGGCAAGCTCGGTGCCGCCGGCGCCGATCAGGCAAGGCGCCGTGCGGGCGAGGAACGAGCCGCCCTCCAGCGTCAGCCCGAATGTATCATCAGCTTCGTCCGTTTCCGCGAACCAGCGCACGACTTCGGCGCTTTCGCCGGATTGCGAGGTGATCAGGACCGTCCTGTCCACCAGCGGCAGCGGTTGGCCAAGCTGCTCAGAAAGCGGCATCGCCAACGCGTCGATGCCGAGCGACCGATAGAGCGGCTCGACAGCGCGGCCGACGGCGTGCGAGCCACCCATGCCAAGCAACAGCAGCCGTCCGGTCTCGCGGATCGAGGCGGCGGCCTTTGCCGCCATATCGGTGTTTTGCCGGAACGAGGCGAGAGCATCCGCGTGCTGGCGCGCCATCTCGCGGTCGATCGCGACCAGTCCGGCCGGCCGGGTTTTTTGCGCAGTCATCGTCATCCTTTCACACCACCGCTGGTCAGTCCGGAGATCAGCGCCCGTTGCATGACGAGGCCGATCAGCACCGGCGGCAAGGCGGCCAGCACGCCTGCCGTTGCAATCAATCCGTAGTCGGAGACACGCCCGCCGGCCAAATCGGCGATGGCGACGGTCAAGGTCTTGGCGCGTTGGTCCGAGGTGAAGAGCAGGGCGTAGAAGAACTCGTCCCAGGCCAGCAGCACCGCGAACAGCGCCGACGTCGCCATGACCGGGGCGGCCAGCGGCAGCGTGATGATGCGCAAGGTCTGGAACAGGCCGGCGCCGTCGATCATCGCCGCCGCCTCGATTTCGCGCGGGATCGAATCGAAGCCCGATTTCATCAGCCAGGTGGTGAAGGGCGCCAGGATGGTCAGGTAGACCAGGGCCAGGCCGAAGACATTGTTGAGCAGGCCGAGATGCGACAGGCCCATATAGAGCGGCACGGCCAGCGCCACCGGCGGCAGCATGTAGGTGGCAATGACCATAGACAGCGACCAGCCGATCGAAGGCGTGCGCGATACGGCCCAGCCGGCGGGAATGGCCAGAGCCAAGGCCGCCACGGTCGCCATGCCGGCAATCTCAAGACTGTTACGAAGCGATGAGGTGAAAGCGGCACCCGCGCTGTTTTCAGCCGTCGACAGCAATTCCCTGTAGCGGGAGAAGTCGACGCTTTGCGGCCACCAGCGCAGCGGCTTGGCAGCGAGATCGGCGGCCGGTGAAATGCTCATGATGAACAGCCAGGCGACGGGCGCCAGGATGACGGCGGCCAGCAAAATGGCGCAGGCATAGATGAAGATCGTGAAAGCGGGGCTCCTGCGTTCCATCAGGCAGCACTCCCAGCGGTCTTGCGCACAAGCGCCGCATAGCCAACGGCCAGCACCGTGACGAGCAAGGTGACGATCAGGGCCAGCGACGCGCCGGAGCCGGCGCGCTGGAAGGAGAAGGCCTCCTGGTAGACGAGGATGGACAGCGTGCGTGTGGTGTTCGCCGGTCCGCCGCGGGTCATCACCCAGATGATGTCGAAGACCTTGAAGGCCTCGATGGTGCGCAGCACCAGCGCGACCATCAGCGGGCCGGCGAGATAGGGCAGGATGACAAAGCGGAAGCGGTTGAATGGCCCTGCGCCATCGACCAGCGAGGCGGCGGTGATGTCGCGCGGCACGGCCTGCAGGGCAGCGAGCGCGATCAACGCCACCAGCGGAAAATTCTTCCAGCAGTCGGCGACGATCAGGGCCGCCAACGCGGTTCCCGGCTCGCCGAGCCAGGAGCGATAGGCGTCCAGCAGATGCAGTTGCGTCAGCGCTGCGTTCAAGGCGCCATATTCCGGATTGTAGATCAGCCGCCACAGGGTGGCGTTGACCACTGTCGGCAGCGCCCAGGGCAGGATCATCAGCGCCCGCAGCAGCGCACGGCCGCGAAACTGCTGATTGAGCAGCAGCGCGGCGAGCACGCCGATGATCATTTCAGCGGCGACAGAAATGACCGCGAACAGCGTCGTGGTGATGAGCGTGCGCGAGAAATTCGAGCTCGACAGCATGTTTGTATAGTTGTCGAGGCCGACGAAATTGCCTGCCGTGCCAACAAGCTTGGCGTCGGTGAAGGAAAGGCCGATCGTATCGACAAGCGGCCAGCCGATGACGGCGACCATGACCACGAGCAAGGGCAGCATCAGCAGCCATGCACGGGTTGTCATCCAGGTGCCCGACATCGGAGCAACCTCTCTTCTTTCATCGTGGTTTCAGACATAGCACGGGCGGCACTCGCGAATGACCCTGGAAATCGGAAACCGATTTCCGGTAGGGATCATGCGCAAGATCAGAAAGCGCTACAGCGTCCCTGGCTCGTCCGAGGGACGGGCGGCACTCGGCCGCCCGTATCGGGGATAGAAACAGCTCAGAGGCCGCTGTTCTGCGCGGCGGTCTTCAATGCATCTTCCGGCGAGGCTGTGCCGAGCAGCGATTCCTGGATGGCCTGCTGCAACGCGGTCGACAACTCCTGGTATTTCGGCGTGGTCGGACGTGGATACATGGCGGCCAGGCCGAGCTTCGCCGCGGCGATCAGCTCTTCCTGGCCCTTGGTGACCGCCGGGTCATCATAGGACGAGGCCCAGATCGGCAGCGAGAGCTTGGCATACTGGTTCTGCGTCGCTTGAGAGGTCATGAAGGTGATGTATTTCCAGGCTTCGTCCTGATGCTTGGAGACCGCCGTGACGCCGAGGCCCATCGAGCCATTGACCGCCGACACTTCGCTGGTGCCGGTCACGCCCGGCGCCGGCACGACGCCGACCTTGCCCGCCACCTTCGAGTCCTTCGGATCGTTGGCCATGTTGTACATGTAGGTCCAGTTCAGCGCGAAGGCGGCGTCACCGTTTTCGAAGACCTTGCGCACGTCCTCTTCCAGGAATTCCTTGGAATTGGGGTTGGTGAGGCCCGACTTGTAGCTGTCGACCATGTATTTCAGCGCCGAGACGCCAGCGCCGTTCTGGAAGTCCGGCTTGCCGTCCTTGAGGAAGTCGCCGCCATAGGCGCTGACCAGCGTGGTGTAGTCGCAGATCGCGGCCTCAGCCTGCGACCAGCTCCAGGCGATCGGAGTCTTCAACAGACCCTTGTCCTTGATGATCTTGGCCTGTTCGCCGAGTTCTTCCCAGGTCTTCGGCGGTGCCTTGATGCCGGCCTTTTCCAAGATGTCCTTGTTGTAGAACAGGTATTTGGTGTCGAGGATCCATGGCATGCCGTAATACTTGCCTTCGTACTGGACCGTGGTCCAGGCGCCCGGCAGCACACCCTTCTTCATGTCGTCGGTGATCTTCGGCGAGACATCGACCAGCACCTTGTTGGTGGCGTATTCGGCCGGCCAGATGACATCGAACAGCACGACGTCATAGCCGCCTCCCGAGCCTTGCGCGAGCACGGTCTTGTCGTGCAGGCCTTCATAGGGGACGAATTCGAGATTGACCTTGATGTCCGGATTGGCCTTGGTGAAGGCATCCGTCATGGCCCGCACATCGGCCTCGCTGTAGGCGGCCTGCGCCATGAAAAGCGCGTTGAGCGAGGTTTCAGCGAAAGCGTGGGGGACCAGAACTCCCCCGACAAAGACTGCACCCAAGAGGGTCTTACCGATCGATTTCAGCATCTTCTTCTCCCATTTCCGATGTTGACGGGTCGGCGGTTCATGCTGCCTTCCCGGATTGCTGTCGCGTGACCTATGTTCCCTCCGACCGATCGGCGGCGACAGGTATAAAGCCTTAGCCGTCTTTCTCCAGCGGTCGGTTTCGCTATTAAGTCAACTCGCTTGACTTAATTAGTCGATCAATATTCTAATGGAGTCAAGAGGGGAAACGCCGGTGGACGACATCAGCCCGATCCGCGCCAAAAGCGGTACCAATCAGGAAGGCACGAGCGCCCACAACCGCCGCGTCATGATCGAGGCGTTGCGTCTCAATGGCGCCCTTTCGCGGGCCGATCTGGCGCGGGCGACCCAGCTGACCAAGCAGGCGGTCTCCAACATCATCGAGGATCTCGAACGTGATGGCCTCGTCGTCGGGCTTGAGGCGGTGAAGAAGGGCAGGGGGCAACCCTCGACCCCGTACAGGCTGGTTCCAGAGGGCGCCTTCGCCATCGGGCTGCAGATCGATCGCCACCTGACGCGGGCTGTCGCTGTCGATCTGGTCGGCAGCGTGCTGGCCCGCGCGGACGCCAACATGCCATCCGATGATCCATCGAAAGGTGTCGATATCATCCTTGGCCTGATCGCCGGCGTCAGGCGCGAACTGGCCGGTATCTCCGCCCAATCCGAAGAGCGGCTGGTCGGCCTTGGCGTTGCCATGCCAGGTCCCTTCGGGCTGCAGGATTCGGACGACAAGTGGATGATGCCGGCCTGGCAGAAATTTCCGCTGCTGGAGACATTGGCGGCAGGCACAGGATTGAATGTCGGGCTCCAGAACGATGCCGCCGCCTGCGCGACGGCGGAGCGCATGGTGGGCGCGGCGCACGGTCTCGATCATGCGGTTTGCCTCTATGTCGGCTACGGCATCGGTGCAGGACTGATCCTCAATGGCGAACTCTACAGCGGCGGCAATGGCAATGCCGGCGAGATCGGCATGGCATTGCTATCACCAGCCGGCCCCGGTGCCACGCCGCTGGAACATCGCGCTTCGCTTGCCTCGCTCTACCAGCATCTCGGCCTCGATCCCGCCGATGAAGACCTCTATGAGCGGATCGGCGTGCTGGCCGCGGCTGAAGACGCTAAAGTCATGGCCTGGATCGACGGCGCGGCGCATGATCTGCGCTGGAGCGTGCATCTCATCGAAACGGTCTTCGATCCGCAGACGGTTATCCTGACCAGCGGTGCACCCGAGGCGTTGGCCCGACGTCTGGTCGAGGCCATGCATCCGCTGCTGCCATCGACGGCCGACCGGCCAGGCCGCAGCTTGCCGCGCCTGCAGCTTGGCACGACCGATCCGTGGTCGATCGCCATCGGCGCCGCGGCAGCGCCCATCAGCCGTGCCTTCGATCCGTTGTTCTCGGCGATCCGGAAGACGCGATCCGGCGGCGCCTGAAGAGCGCCGATCGCCGATCCTTTCGTCCTGCCCGACCTGACGCGGCGTTCCGCATCGTCACACAGGGTTCATTGTGCGGACATAGCGTCATTCCTGGTTCTTTGCTGCAGTGCAACAGGAGTGGGACATGGTGGACATAGTTTCTAGTGAGGCGGGCATTCCGAGACCGGAGCATCCGCTGGATCATTCAGGCGGCGCGAAATGGTTCCTGCCGGCTTTCGGCGTGCTCCTGCTCGCCGGGGTCGTCTATGTTGGCTACGCGCTGAGCCAGGATCTGGCCGTGGCCAAGACCGTGCCCTGGATCCTGCTTGGCATTGCCTTGCTGATCGCGCTGGGCTTCGAATTCGTCAACGGCTTCCATGACACCGCCAATGCGGTTGCGACGGTCATCTACACACGCTCCCTGCCTGCCGAATTCGCGGTCATGTGGTCGGGCTTCTTCAATTTCGTCGGGGTTCTGACTTCAAGCGGCGCGGTGGCGTTCGGCATCCTGTCGCTGCTGCCGGTCGAACTCATCCTGCAGGTCGGCTCCTCGTCGGGCTTTGCCATGGTGTTCGCGCTGCTCGTCGCCGCGATCCTGTGGAATCTCGGGACCTGGTTCCTCGGCCTGCCGGCATCGAGCTCGCACACGATGGTCGGTTCGATCATCGGTGTCGGCCTTGCCAACCAGTTCATGGCGCCGGCGGGTAGCGCCACCAGCGGTGTCGACTGGTCGCAGGCGACCAATGTTGGCATAACCTTGCTTGTCTCGCCGATCATCGGCTTCTTCGCCGCAGCGATCCTGCTCTATGTGATGAAGCTGCTGGTTCGCAATCCTGCGCTCTACGAAGCGCCGAAGGGCAATGCACCGCCACCCCTGTGGATCCGCGCCCTGCTGATCTTCACCTGCACTGGCGTCAGCTTCGCGCATGGTTCCAACGACGGCCAGAAAGGCATGGGCCTGATCATGCTGATCCTGATCGGCGTCGTGCCGACGGCCTATGCGCTCAACCGCACGCCTGACATCAATTATCTCGAAGCCTACAAGTCGGCTTCGGTCAGCGTCGAGCAGGCACTTGGCAAATATGTCAAGCCGGGCGTTACCGTTGCCGACGCCAAGGCAGCCGTCCAGGAGGCCGTGCGCACCAGGACCTGGAACGACCAGACGACGGTCGCGCTGCAGACGTATATCCACAACACCACCGCTGGATTGCAGCCCTATGCCTCGGTCGAGACGGTGCCTACCGATCTGGTCAGCAACGCCCGTAACGATATCTACCTGATCGGTGAAGCGCTGAAGCTGATCGACAAGAAGAAGTTGCTGCCGATGGAGGCGACCGACCTGAAGGCGGTCACCGACTATCACAAGGCTGTCGACAACGCGACGAAGTTCATCCCGCTCTGGGTGAAGGTTGCCGTGGCCCTGGCGCTGGGACTTGGCACCATGGTCGGCTGGAAACGCATCGTCGTCACGGTCGGCGAGAAGATCGGCAAAAGCCACCTGACCTATGGCCAGGGAGCCGCCGCCGAACTGGTCGCCATGGTGACCATTGGCATGGCCGACCGGCTGGGGTTGCCGGTGTCGACAACCCATGTGCTGTCGTCGGGCGTCGCCGGAACGATGGCCGCCAACGGCTCAGGCCTGCAATGGTCGACGGTGCGCAATCTGCTGCTGGCCTGGGTATTGACCCTGCCTTGCTCGATCACGCTGGCCTTCGTGCTGTTCATCGTCTTCCGCCAGGTGTTCTAGGCGAGGCCATCGCGCCGCAAACGCAAGACGGCGCCATAGCGGCGCCGTCTTTGTTTTGTCGGGAAACAATCAATCCTGATGGGGATCGCGGTCCGTTTGATGGCCAAGATCGAGACAATCGACCTCGTCGCCATAATGAAGGAACGCCGCTGCAGGGATCGTGCAGCGGCGTTCTTGTATGGGTCCGCCTTGTGTGGGGTTGCTCGACGGCGCCAAAATTCAGGTGGGGTCTTCCCGATGCAGGTCGTGGATGGCAACGCCTTCGACATTGGTCGGCATTGTCAGCCACTCGCGATGGCGCAAGGTGCGCTGCGTGTCTTCCAGTCCCGTCTCCCAATGCTCGCGCATCGAGGTGCCGGAGAATTCATAATCCTTGGCGTGGCCTTCGTAGCCTTTGTGCTGGTAGATCAGGTGGACAATGTTGACGATGCCGGCGTCGGAATAGTCCTCGATCAGGGCTTCCTCGGCCGGGGTCAGCTGTTCCTTCGGCACCCGCTTGAGCGCATCGAGCAAGCGCATCTTCAAGCCATGGATGCGTTTGAAATTGTCGGTGTTCTGACGGGTACGGCTCGAATACATGATGTCCTTGTGGCGCGACAGCACGTCCGGCATGCTGCGCGGCAGGACGCCGCGGGCGCTGAACAGGTCGACTTGGAACACCAGCGACGAGCGATCCTCTTCCTGGTCGAGCAGGTATTGCAGCGGCGTGTTGGAAACGATGCCGCCGTCCCAATAATACTCGCCCTCGATGCGGATCGACGGGAAGGCGGGCGGCAGCGCGCCGCTGGCCATGATGTGTTCCGGCTCGATGCGCACCTTGTCGGTGTCGAAATAGACGAAATTGCCGGTGCGGACATTGACCGCGCCGACACTGAGACGCTTCTTGCCGTCGTTCAGGATGTCGAAATCGATCAGGCTTTCCAGCGTCTGCTTCAACTCGGCGGTGTCGTAGAAGCTGGTGGCGCCCTCGGCGCCCTGCTGCTCCATCCATGGGTTCGGGTTGCGCGGCTTGAAGAAGCCAGGCTGTCCCATGACCATGGTCATCCACGAGGATGTGCGGTTGCGGATGTCGCGGTAGATGTCGCCCTCGGGCGTATAGGCCCAGATCTTGCGGCCCGAGATGGTCTGCCAGAACTGTTCCAGCCGCTGCAGCCGCCGGCTGGACTCGTTGCCGGCGATGATGGCTGCGTTGATGGCGCCGATCGAGACACCGGAGAGCCAGGTCGGTTCGCAGCCAGCGTCGGCCAGCGCCTGATAGACGCCTGCCTGATAGGCGCCGAGCGCGCCACCGCCCTGGAACACCAGCGCGATGCGGTCATACTGCGCCGAGATTTCCTCGATGGTGGCGGCGGCCGCCTTCTTGCGATTGCGTTCGAGCACGGCTTTGGTCTCCAACATCTATCTGGGCGTGGCTGAAATTCGGGCGCGGTCGGCGAGATAGTCGTGAACGACTTCACCGAGGCCGAGGGTCAGATCAGCGGTGAAATGAACGGCTGAGACGATGTCGAGCACCGGCAGCCGTGCGACGTCGGCCATGACGTGCGGACGCAGGTCGAGTGCCGCCGGCGCGGTCCAGGCCTCCTTCAAAGTCACGTCGGTAAGGTGATAGCGCACCAGCTCGCAGATGCGCGGCGTGCCGTCGACATGCGGGATGATCTTGATCAGGAAATTGGGCGCGGTGAGCGCGGCCATCACCTGATCATGGTCGGCTTCCCTGTGCTTGTAGCCCATGGTGCCGGTGGCGCAGAGGACGCTGCCATAGTGCAGCGTGCCGACGATCACTTCGCCTTCATGCACGATCTTCGGGCTGGCCAGTTTCTTGGGAAAGCCCCACAGCTCACGGCCGCCGGCGATCGGCGCGTCGTCATCGAGATACATCGAATGAACATAGGCGCCATGCTGGCCCTTGTAGCGGACCGGGATGACTTGGCCGGTCTCCGTATAGTCGCCGAAGCCAGTTGAATCCGGCATGCGGATGAATTCGTACTTGACCAGCGGCTCGTCGATTTCCAGCGGCTCCGGCACGACGGCCTCAAGCGCTTCGCGTGTCGTCCGGTAGGTGATGATGACGTATTCGCGGTTGAAGAAACGATAGGGCCCGGGCGGGAAGGAAGGGTTGGTGAGCGGCATCGCATAGGCGCGCTTCACGATATCGGCGATCTGCAAGGCGGTTGCCCCATTCGGTTCAGGAATGACTGCGCGAGTGCGCTGCGGCTTATGTTGCATGGCACCATGACAGTGCCGTGTCAGCTCCCTGACAGGCCCGGCGGCCGAAGTTCCAACGCGGTCGTATCCCTGTAATCGCGCCGACATATGGCTGTGGCATTGTCATGTTGCGGCGCACAAGAACGCGCCTCTTCGTGTTCCCTCCCAACACTCGCGAGATCACCATGGGTTTCCTGCCTTCGAAGAATGCCCTCGTCACCGGATCGACCAGCGGCATTGGCCTTGCCATTGCCCGCGCGTTTGCCGCTGAAGGCGCCAATGTCACCATCAACGGCCTGGGCGACTCGGCTGCCATCGAACAGGAGCGGGCCGGCATCGAAGCGGATTTCGGCGTCAAATGCCGCTACTCCGATGCCAACATGATGGACGGCGCGGCGGTGAGCGCCATGGTGCATGACGCCGAGGCAGCCTTTGGCAGCCTGGACATTCTCGTCAACAATGCCGGCATCCAGCATGTCGCGCCGATCGAGGACTTTCCCGACGACAAATGGGAAGCCATCATCCGCATCAACTTGCTGGCCGCCTTCTACGCCATCAAGGCCGCACTGCCCGGCATGAAGACGCGGAAATGGGGCCGCATCATCAACACCGCCTCGGCGCACGCGCTGGTCGCCTCGCCGTTCAAGTCCGCATATGTCTCGGCCAAGCACGGCATTTCAGGCTTGACCAAGACC contains the following coding sequences:
- a CDS encoding ABC transporter ATP-binding protein, whose protein sequence is MSALEIRDIRKSYGNVETLKGIDIALESGEFLVLLGSSGCGKSTLLNIIAGLAEATSGDIQIGGRSILGVHPKNRDIAMVFQSYALYPNLTVQRNIGFGLEMRKVPAAERDKTVRDAAKLLQIENLLDRKPSQLSGGQRQRVAIGRALVRKPQVFLFDEPLSNLDAKLRLEMRTELKRLHQILQTTVVYVTHDQIEAMTLASRIAVMRDGRIEQLGTPEEIYNQPATLYVAGFVGAPSMNMLQAIVENGGLAIAGSDVRIPLPARFKNTVQSGAQVIVGIRPEAFRLATGTEAELSLPVEAEVVELTGPELVTTARIGTQRLTACLPPRAGIAKGEIRSLAFDGDALRLFDPATGKAIEATI
- a CDS encoding PfkB family carbohydrate kinase produces the protein MRPLAVIGNVNVDLIVGPVTPWPKAGTETVVDHDELRVGGQAGNSGLAWLALGVDFAIAANVGDDQFGRWLRDAFGSRAEKWPVRPESTTLSVGMTHPDGERTFFTTTGHLPRFSLADVFTVLDGNRLSGGYALLSGSFLTDDLTGDYEAFFDWADRHGIAVALDTGWPITGWTPANCAATLAWLSRCDLALFNEVETVTLAGLENPVEAARKVRSSMKKGATFVVKRGPQGAIAIGPDGALVEAVAPDVKVVDTIGAGDVFNAAFLAALAQDQPLSVCLSAATHVASRAISTLPRNYGGPMQFEDVAHERT
- a CDS encoding SIS domain-containing protein, whose amino-acid sequence is MTMTAQKTRPAGLVAIDREMARQHADALASFRQNTDMAAKAAASIRETGRLLLLGMGGSHAVGRAVEPLYRSLGIDALAMPLSEQLGQPLPLVDRTVLITSQSGESAEVVRWFAETDEADDTFGLTLEGGSFLARTAPCLIGAGGTELAFAATRSLTVSFALHLAILAALGEDPGPALAVLDAAETGDISEALAALEKVTAIVTSGRRLQGVAEALALGLTELSRLPCFSLEGGQLRHGPMEMLGPSIGVILFRGNDHTTDLVTAMAVSVVQAGASLILFDASGQAPVAGAVTLSFKPASGLAAVFAMLPVAQSLMVAFAESRVDNAGTPVHSTKITRSE
- a CDS encoding glycosyltransferase family 4 protein; this encodes MKLLHIIPVLGAGGPTRSLLTFVKRTRSSHPGISHTIISLQAGDHMPLLFELRRLGAEILRAPGMEKTAAEISGADVVLVHFWNTPSLWRLLTADLPPARYVVWALILGANAPQKLNTRLATEAAGLVLTAPSSSDQANGLEAAPVVPGLADEHRLAGLHAKAHDGFNADYIGTTNRGKMHPRFIEMMAALDIPGLKVRICGGALEQGMASALAASPDPGRFECRGFVENIGAVLETSDVFAYPLAERTYASSDISLQEAMYAGVPPVILPHGGPSRFVVDGKNGIVAQSEGEFVAAIEHLHHHPEKRATLGHNARQSALALFSADRHVAALVETIEAASRQPKSGLLHDGHSAPMPASVLFLMSQDWDEATARNAVDTWSTGRTADLMAYAEGLDDDAFQVEGGVLHWRKAAMNDPLLRYWTAIWLARHDRIAEARHELSEALRLGAPASVAGHVIGPQA
- a CDS encoding carbohydrate ABC transporter permease, with product MERRSPAFTIFIYACAILLAAVILAPVAWLFIMSISPAADLAAKPLRWWPQSVDFSRYRELLSTAENSAGAAFTSSLRNSLEIAGMATVAALALAIPAGWAVSRTPSIGWSLSMVIATYMLPPVALAVPLYMGLSHLGLLNNVFGLALVYLTILAPFTTWLMKSGFDSIPREIEAAAMIDGAGLFQTLRIITLPLAAPVMATSALFAVLLAWDEFFYALLFTSDQRAKTLTVAIADLAGGRVSDYGLIATAGVLAALPPVLIGLVMQRALISGLTSGGVKG